The following coding sequences lie in one Zingiber officinale cultivar Zhangliang chromosome 2B, Zo_v1.1, whole genome shotgun sequence genomic window:
- the LOC122046321 gene encoding uncharacterized protein LOC122046321 isoform X1 — protein MVCMLGCGRMAAMARLLKVGSFQGMTAEEMTNEKLAAHTIHNEFQDANEANLLEEADMHVFDYRPLTDPLHLVCCNACKKPIKASQYSTHAVHCGLLNPIDDVLDIDGGISSFKKLPKKGKKIIQTTNGSLQMATAEQETPIHLDGNCGGGSTSKCGFKLQNKTMKRREVQASSSIKYHSVAPAPLATKIFYSQGRNHLRSELKHLFHEVWSREHSGDSPNS, from the exons ATGGTATGCATGCTTGGATGTGGTAGAATGGCAGCAATGGCAAGGTTGCTTAAGGTTGGAAGTTTTCAAGGAATGACAGCAG AAGAAATGACCAATGAAAAACTTGCTGCTCATACTATACACAATGAATTCCAGGATGCAAATGAGGCAAATTTACTTGAAGAAGCAG atatgcatgtttttgatTATAGACCATTGACAGATCCTCTTCACCTG GTCTGTTGCAATGCGTGTAAGAAGCCAATTAAAGCTAGTCAATATTCAACTCATGCAG TGCATTGTGGGCTTTTGAACCCTATTGATGATGTGTTGGATATTGATGGTGGTATTTCAAGCTTTAAGAAGCTTCCAAAGAAGGGAAAGAAAATAATTCAAACAACTAATGGAA GTTTACAAATGGCAACTGCAGAGCAAGAAACACCTATACATTTGGATGGCAACTGTGGTGGTGGTTCTACATCAAAGTGTG GATTTAAGTTGCAGAACAAAACCATGAAAAGAAGAGAAGTACAAGCTAGTTCTTCAATCAAATATCATTCAG TGGCTCCAGCACCACTTGCAACCAAAATTTTTTATTCACAAGGAAGAAATCATCTCCGTTCGGAACTTAAGCATCTTTTTCATGAAGTATGGTCTAGAGAACACAGTGGAGATTCTCCAAATTCATAG
- the LOC122046321 gene encoding uncharacterized protein LOC122046321 isoform X3, producing MVCMLGCGRMAAMARLLKVGSFQGMTAEEMTNEKLAAHTIHNEFQDANEANLLEEADMHVFDYRPLTDPLHLVCCNACKKPIKASQYSTHAVHCGLLNPIDDVLDIDGGISSFKKLPKKGKKIIQTTNGSLQMATAEQETPIHLDGNCGGGSTSKCVAPAPLATKIFYSQGRNHLRSELKHLFHEVWSREHSGDSPNS from the exons ATGGTATGCATGCTTGGATGTGGTAGAATGGCAGCAATGGCAAGGTTGCTTAAGGTTGGAAGTTTTCAAGGAATGACAGCAG AAGAAATGACCAATGAAAAACTTGCTGCTCATACTATACACAATGAATTCCAGGATGCAAATGAGGCAAATTTACTTGAAGAAGCAG atatgcatgtttttgatTATAGACCATTGACAGATCCTCTTCACCTG GTCTGTTGCAATGCGTGTAAGAAGCCAATTAAAGCTAGTCAATATTCAACTCATGCAG TGCATTGTGGGCTTTTGAACCCTATTGATGATGTGTTGGATATTGATGGTGGTATTTCAAGCTTTAAGAAGCTTCCAAAGAAGGGAAAGAAAATAATTCAAACAACTAATGGAA GTTTACAAATGGCAACTGCAGAGCAAGAAACACCTATACATTTGGATGGCAACTGTGGTGGTGGTTCTACATCAAAGTGTG TGGCTCCAGCACCACTTGCAACCAAAATTTTTTATTCACAAGGAAGAAATCATCTCCGTTCGGAACTTAAGCATCTTTTTCATGAAGTATGGTCTAGAGAACACAGTGGAGATTCTCCAAATTCATAG
- the LOC122046321 gene encoding uncharacterized protein LOC122046321 isoform X2, producing the protein MVCMLGCGRMAAMARLLKVGSFQGMTAEEMTNEKLAAHTIHNEFQDANEANLLEEADMHVFDYRPLTDPLHLVCCNACKKPIKASQYSTHAVHCGLLNPIDDVLDIDGGISSFKKLPKKGKKIIQTTNGKQETPIHLDGNCGGGSTSKCGFKLQNKTMKRREVQASSSIKYHSVAPAPLATKIFYSQGRNHLRSELKHLFHEVWSREHSGDSPNS; encoded by the exons ATGGTATGCATGCTTGGATGTGGTAGAATGGCAGCAATGGCAAGGTTGCTTAAGGTTGGAAGTTTTCAAGGAATGACAGCAG AAGAAATGACCAATGAAAAACTTGCTGCTCATACTATACACAATGAATTCCAGGATGCAAATGAGGCAAATTTACTTGAAGAAGCAG atatgcatgtttttgatTATAGACCATTGACAGATCCTCTTCACCTG GTCTGTTGCAATGCGTGTAAGAAGCCAATTAAAGCTAGTCAATATTCAACTCATGCAG TGCATTGTGGGCTTTTGAACCCTATTGATGATGTGTTGGATATTGATGGTGGTATTTCAAGCTTTAAGAAGCTTCCAAAGAAGGGAAAGAAAATAATTCAAACAACTAATGGAA AGCAAGAAACACCTATACATTTGGATGGCAACTGTGGTGGTGGTTCTACATCAAAGTGTG GATTTAAGTTGCAGAACAAAACCATGAAAAGAAGAGAAGTACAAGCTAGTTCTTCAATCAAATATCATTCAG TGGCTCCAGCACCACTTGCAACCAAAATTTTTTATTCACAAGGAAGAAATCATCTCCGTTCGGAACTTAAGCATCTTTTTCATGAAGTATGGTCTAGAGAACACAGTGGAGATTCTCCAAATTCATAG
- the LOC122046321 gene encoding uncharacterized protein LOC122046321 isoform X4 yields MVCMLGCGRMAAMARLLKVGSFQGMTAEEMTNEKLAAHTIHNEFQDANEANLLEEADMHVFDYRPLTDPLHLVCCNACKKPIKASQYSTHAVHCGLLNPIDDVLDIDGGISSFKKLPKKGKKIIQTTNGKQETPIHLDGNCGGGSTSKCVAPAPLATKIFYSQGRNHLRSELKHLFHEVWSREHSGDSPNS; encoded by the exons ATGGTATGCATGCTTGGATGTGGTAGAATGGCAGCAATGGCAAGGTTGCTTAAGGTTGGAAGTTTTCAAGGAATGACAGCAG AAGAAATGACCAATGAAAAACTTGCTGCTCATACTATACACAATGAATTCCAGGATGCAAATGAGGCAAATTTACTTGAAGAAGCAG atatgcatgtttttgatTATAGACCATTGACAGATCCTCTTCACCTG GTCTGTTGCAATGCGTGTAAGAAGCCAATTAAAGCTAGTCAATATTCAACTCATGCAG TGCATTGTGGGCTTTTGAACCCTATTGATGATGTGTTGGATATTGATGGTGGTATTTCAAGCTTTAAGAAGCTTCCAAAGAAGGGAAAGAAAATAATTCAAACAACTAATGGAA AGCAAGAAACACCTATACATTTGGATGGCAACTGTGGTGGTGGTTCTACATCAAAGTGTG TGGCTCCAGCACCACTTGCAACCAAAATTTTTTATTCACAAGGAAGAAATCATCTCCGTTCGGAACTTAAGCATCTTTTTCATGAAGTATGGTCTAGAGAACACAGTGGAGATTCTCCAAATTCATAG